A single Schistocerca gregaria isolate iqSchGreg1 unplaced genomic scaffold, iqSchGreg1.2 ptg000867l, whole genome shotgun sequence DNA region contains:
- the LOC126323762 gene encoding aladin-like: MYNHHSREATSADRIDSNGCTTLGEMYCELVHVRGDDDPNMARWVNSKCAVYPRIVVPFVSGRSEEKRSIEIDCGRGDRWYQVASSWVRRLYGLWCFDFAFHRQRGLSETDAPDGEPSLTSRIWSLICCRPGGLRESLPATLYSEPSDLVRAFAWHRYLAVFAVALQNDVIRLYHLHAGCWSPLVLGHELQNTVMCMEWKPMSGTRLAVGTKHGVLIWSLTSRAERNLSAFGFKGAPYTSSNLYMLNEQGLVHGWRSASVRYFSLPHRAPVNALSWSPSGRWLATGSCQHGHVVIWDMAVETPTPLVQYCPGGVGRLLWSPNDQFLFASTTRRQFRIWETQYWISQRWTQLKYVESAAWSADGYHLAFTVKDDAKLYVLSLSPPTCDSPAVFNRQSVVTLVDVMSQMERERMSGEGSLGSIAWDDTSSRLAVAIRGRPWIALFQCSRLIHSAEFQYLGCIRGPAGTHVTHVGFRGNMEEGALLGAAYSNGDVAMYPMYFKLPTIGRTAGRR; encoded by the exons ATGTACAACCACCATTCAAGAG AAGCGACCTCGGCCGACAGGATCGATTCGAATGGCTGCACTACGTTGGGAGAGATGTATTGCGAGTTGG TGCATGTACGGGGCGACGACGACCCGAACATGGCCAGGTGGGTGAATTCGAAG TGTGCTGTCTATCCTCGCATCGTCGTGCCGTTTGTGAGTGGCAGGAGCGAGGAAAAGAGGTCTATAGAGATTGACTGCGGCAGAGGTGACAGGTGGTACCAGGTCGCGTCAAGTTG GGTCCGGCGTTTGTATGGGTTGTGGTGCTTTGATTTCGCCTTTCACAGACAGCGCGGTTTGTCGGAGACGGACGCACCGGATGGCGAGCCGTCGCTGACGTCGAGAATTTGGAGTTTGATATGTTGCCGACCCGGGGGCTTGCGCGAGTCTCTGCCTGCCACGTTGTACTCCGAGCCATCGGATCTGGTGCGAGCGTTCGCGTGGCACCGCTATTTGGCTGTGTTTGCGGTAGCGCTGCAGAACGACGTGATTCGGTTGTATCACTTGCATGCGGGTTGTTGGTCGCCGCTGGTGCTGGGCCATGAGTTGCAGAACACGGTCATGTGCATGGAGTGGAAGCCCATGAGCGGGACCAGGTTGGCGGTGGGAACGAAACACGGTGTATTGATATGGTCTTTGACGTCTAGAGCGGAGAGGAATTTATCCGCGTTTGGCTTCAAGGGTGCACCATACACATCGTCTAATTTGTATATGCTAAACGAGCAAGGGCTCGTACACGGATGGAGAAGTGCGAGCGTGAGGTACTTTAGTCTGCCTCACCGCGCACCGGTAAACGCCTTGTCGTGGTCTCCGTCTGGTCGCTGGTTGGCGACGGGTTCTTGCCAACACGGCCACGTAGTGATATGGGACATGGCGGTGGAGACGCCAACGCCGCTGGTACAATACTGTCCCGGAGGCGTTGGTCGATTGTTGTGGTCTCCGAACGACCAGTTTCTATTTGCCTCGACGACAAGGAGGCAGTTTCGGATTTGGGAGACCCAGTATTGGATTAGTCAGCGCTGGACGCAACTGAAGTATGTGGAGAGCGCGGCGTGGTCGGCAGACGGGTATCACTTGGCGTTCACGGTGAAAGACGACGCGAAGTTGTACGTGTTGAGTTTGTCGCCGCCGACGTGCGACTCGCCGGCGGTTTTCAATCGTCAGTCTGTCGTCACCCTCGTAGACGTGATGTCGCAGATGGAGAGGGAGCGAATGAGCGGGGAGGGCTCGCTGGGTTCGATTGCGTGGGACGACACGAGCTCGAGGTTGGCAGTGGCCATAAGAGGGAGGCCGTGGATAGCTTTGTTCCAATGCAGTCGCCTGATTCACAGTGCCGAATTTCAATACCTTGGATGCATCAGAGGACCGGCTGGTACGC
- the LOC126323763 gene encoding uncharacterized protein LOC126323763 — protein MTSSWVAKVKAFFGMESAPRWNMYQCNVCGKLTMSRIDLQVAKKTVAMKGARGEIATLMREGKWDLASAKAEGLLREQKLLAVYARVKFFCELFLSRLQVLEANEQIPDDMLTCLASLVVAASGLAIPELNKISLMIAHRYGEDWAKGCRQNFFDCVDSVVQDYATRGLPAREEVLETLENVAIEHEVQWDPTKWKREQVEDKEESTEEDPVPEFPPGALSEALARLDRLDRLERCPREEGDGDALERRLGKLKIASEL, from the exons ATGACAAGCAGCTGGGTCGCGAAGGTCAAAGCGTTTTTTGGAATGGAGTCGGCGCCGAGGTGGAACATGTATCAATG CAATGTGTGTGGGAAGCTGACTATGTCGAGGATCGACTTACAAGTCGCGAAGAAGACGGTGGCGATGAAGGGTGCGCGCGGCGAAATAGCGACATTGATGCGG GAGGGGAAATGGGATTTGGCCAGCGCAAAGGCGGAGGGCTTGTTGAGAGAGCAGAAGCTGTTGGCGGTATACGCGAGGGTGAAGTTCTTTTGTGAGTTGTTTCTGTCGCGCCTGCAAGTGCTGGAAGCGAACGAACAAATACCAGACGACATGTTGACCTGTTTGGCGAGCTTGGTCGTCGCAGCCTCGGGACTGGCGATACCCGAACTGAACAAGATATCGCTTATGATTGCGCACAGGTATGGGGAAGACTGGGCGAAGGGCTGCCGCCAGAACTTCTTCGACTGCGTGGACTCGGTGGTGCAGGATTACGCGACGCGCGGCTTGCCGGCGAGAGAAGAGGTGCTGGAAACGCTGGAGAACGTGGCAATAGAGCACGAGGTGCAGTGGGACCCGACGAAGTGGAAGAGGGAGCAAGTCGAAGACAAAGAGGAGTCGACGGAGGAGGACCCCGTTCCGGAGTTTCCTCCCGGCGCTCTCTCCGAGGCGCTCGCGCGCCTGGACCGCCTGGATCGACTTGAGAGGTGCCCGAGGGAGGAGGGAGATGGGGACGCGCTGGAGAGGCGCCTGGGAAAGTTGAAGATCGCGTCGGAGCTCTGA